The proteins below come from a single Miscanthus floridulus cultivar M001 chromosome 1, ASM1932011v1, whole genome shotgun sequence genomic window:
- the LOC136492320 gene encoding RING-H2 finger protein ATL8-like produces MDTVVATAARRLLGNGTHHDHRAHHGEGAASAPARPRPPRESFPMLLPVFILFVLLLCFLSVFLLRDLLHFFSLWLRHRRRLRAAADADAASGASASADTTPDAHAPHKPAGLDPAVLATFPTVRWFEETHQPASGQAECAVCLSEFAAGDAVRLLTVCRHAFHTACIDSWLGAHTTCPVCRSELDAPPATPRCGDGGRIAIVVDDQGASTAAVADTDHTTSPPASGGVQSRPDR; encoded by the coding sequence ATGGACACGGTCGTGGCCACGGCCGCGCGCCGCCTCCTTGGCAATGGCACCCACCACGACCATCGCGCCCACCACGGCGAAGGTGCGGCGAGTGCCCCGGCGCGGCCACGGCCGCCGCGGGAGTCGTTCCCCATGCTGCTGCCCGTGTTCATCCTCTTCGTGCTCCTCCTCTGCTTCCTCTCCGTCTTCCTCCTGCGCGACCTCCTCCACTTCTTCTCCCTCTGGCTGCGCCACCGGCGCCGCCTCCGCGCCGCTGCCGATGCGGACGCCGCGTCcggcgccagcgccagcgccgaCACCACGCCGGACGCGCATGCGCCGCACAAGCCGGCCGGTCTGGACCCCGCGGTCCTCGCCACGTTCCCCACGGTGCGGTGGTTCGAAGAGACGCATCAGCCCGCGTCGGGGCAGGCTGAATGCGCGGTCTGCCTGTCGGAGTTCGCCGCGGGCGACGCGGTGCGCCTGCTCACTGTCTGTCGCCACGCGTTCCATACGGCGTGCATCGACTCGTGGCTCGGCGCACACACCACGTGCCCCGTGTGCCGCTCCGAACTGGACGCGCCGCCTGCCACGCCCCGCTGCGGCGACGGTGGACGCATCGCGATCGTGGTAGACGATCAGGGAGCCagcacggcggcggtggcggacaCAGACCATACGACATCACCCCCGGCGAGCGGTGGCGTGCAATCGCGCCCTGACCGGTGA
- the LOC136492328 gene encoding uncharacterized protein yields the protein MFTNAQRQVERTGRSGTPRDQYLQDLVTQFQNATDEESKEKIAANLANFAYDPFNYAFMRQLNVLELFLDCITEPNERLVEFGIGGICNSCVDPANASIITQCGGIPLVIQCLSSPVRNTVTCALGALYYLCNPLTKKEILKPDVVRTIRECASAGAVNTSFSNLANAFLEKHVDP from the exons ATGTTCACGAATGCGCAGCGCCAGGTCGAGCGCACCGGCCGTTCCGGCACTCCGCGAGACCAATACCTTCAG GATCTCGTGACCCAGTTCCAGAACGCCACGGATGAAG AATCTAAGGAGAAGATAGCTGCTAACTTGGCAAATTTTGCTTATGACCCTTTTAATTATGCCTTCATGCGCCAG CTGAATGTTCTTGAGTTATTCTTGGACTGCATTACAGAGCCAAATGAAAGGCTTGTCGAGTTCGGCATTGGTGGAATATGCAACTCCTGTGTTG ATCCTGCAAATGCTTCAATCATTACTCAGTGTGGTGGAATCCCATTGGTTATACAATGCTTATCGAGCCCAGTGCGGAATACT GTGACTTGTGCACTTGGGGCTTTGTATTATCTTTGCAACCCTTTGACAAAGAAGGAGATATTGAAACCAGACGTAGTTAGGACTATAAGAGAGTGTGCTTCAGCTGGAGCTGTCAACACCAGCTTCAGCAATCTGGCGAATGCTTTCCTGGAGAAACATGTTGATCCATGA
- the LOC136492337 gene encoding uncharacterized protein, whose translation MLPGSAPAAGGTGMFVPAATAGTVLCCTCGVSMQPNPANMCARCLRARVDITEGVPRHAAVVYCPDCSSYLQPPRSWLRATPESPELMQILLRRINRPLARLRVSLSGAEFVFSEPHSKRLRLKLRLRREVLHGIVLEQTHPVEFVVHDRLCDSCSRAQANPDQWVAVVQLRQHVPHRRTFLYLEQLLLKHRQASLAIRVAAAPGGLDFFFGSRSHAARLVDFLATVAPIQTSTAKQLVSHDTKSSVYNYKYTFSVEICPICREDLIALGPQASRDMGGLGPLVLCVKVTNAIALLDPLTLRVHHLEEKKYRVYNFKGALTSKQLVEYIVLDIEQESPEISIDGSRYQLAYAQVARVSDFGKNDTIFTVRTHLGHLLNPGDHALGYDLYGANLNDDDMDTAMTRYSLPEVVLVKKSYEKRPRTRRWKLKRLPVEEDAANKAKGEEEKRLDEYEAFLRDLELDPEMRFKMDLYKNEDYRSEMASTVGDDIPTVPIEELIEDLTLGDDEDEGEEAVEGNTHAGMLEW comes from the coding sequence ATGCTGCCCGGATcggcgccggcggccggcggcacCGGTATGTTCgtgccggcggcgacggcgggcaCGGTGCTCTGCTGCACGTGCGGCGTGTCCATGCAGCCCAACCCGGCCAACATGTGCGCGCGCTGCCTGCGCGCGCGCGTCGACATCACCGAGGGCGTCCCGCGCCACGCCGCCGTGGTCTACTGCCCCGACTGCTCCTCCTACCTCCAGCCGCCGCGGTCCTGGCTCCGCGCCACGCCCGAGTCGCCCGAGCTCATGCAGATCCTGCTCCGCAGAATCAACCGCCCGCTCGCGCGGCTCCGCGTCTCCCTCTCCGGCGCCGAGTTCGTCTTCTCCGAGCCCCACTCCAAGCGCCTCCGCCTCAAGCTCCGCCTCCGCCGCGAGGTGCTCCACGGCATCGTCCTCGAGCAGACGCACCCCGTCGAGTTCGTCGTCCACGACCGACTCTGCGACTCCTGCTCCCGCGCGCAGGCCAACCCCGACCAGTGGGTCGCCGTCGTCCAGCTCCGCCAGCACGTGCCCCACCGCCGCACCTTCCTCTACCTCGAGCAGCTCCTCCTCAAGCACCGTCAGGCTTCCCTCGCGATCCGAGTCGCGGCAGCCCCCGGCGGCCTCGACTTCTTCTTCGGCTCGCGCTCCCATGCCGCCCGCCTGGTTGACTTCCTCGCCACCGTCGCTCCTATCCAAACTTCTACAGCGAAGCAGCTCGTCTCGCACGACACCAAGAGCAGCGTCTACAACTACAAGTACACCTTTTCGGTCGAGATCTGCCCCATCTGCCGCGAGGACCTCATCGCGCTCGGCCCCCAGGCGTCCCGGGACATGGGTGGCCTTGGCCCGCTCGTGCTCTGTGTCAAGGTCACAAATGCCATTGCTCTTCTTGATCCCCTCACGTTGCGAGTGCACCACCTGGAGGAGAAAAAATACAGGGTGTATAATTTCAAGGGAGCTCTCACCAGCAAGCAGCTCGTGGAGTACATTGTGCTCGACATCGAACAAGAATCGCCTGAAATTTCCATTGATGGGTCTCGTTACCAATTGGCTTATGCGCAGGTTGCTCGGGTGTCAGATTTCGGGAAAAATGACACCATCTTTACTGTGCGGACGCATCTTGGGCACCTGCTGAACCCTGGGGATCATGCCCTTGGGTATGATCTCTATGGTGCCAACCTGAATGATGATGACATGGACACGGCTATGACCCGGTACAGCTTACCTGAGGTTGTTCTTGTCAAGAAGAGCTATGAGAAGAGGCCTCGCACACGGAGATGGAAGCTTAAGAGGTTGCCGGTTGAGGAAGATGCTGCTAACAAGGCCAAGGGCGAGGAAGAGAAGAGGCTAGATGAGTATGAGGCTTTCCTCAGGGATTTGGAGCTGGACCCAGAGATGAGGTTCAAGATGGATCTGTACAAGAATGAGGACTATAGGTCTGAGATGGCATCAACAGTTGGTGATGATATCCCTACGGTGCCAATTGAGGAGTTGATTGAGGACTTGACCCTTGGTGACGATGAGGATGAAGGGGAAGAAGCTGTGGAAGGCAACACTCATGCTGGAATGCTGGAATGGTGA